A region of Rhizobium indicum DNA encodes the following proteins:
- a CDS encoding DedA family protein, with product MSIELLIEHYGLLAIFLGAAFEGETAAFLGGVISHRGLLTYWSASLAATAGSFAGDQFWFFAGRYAARWGLVRRLMETPALARVTRLLERYPTGFILAFRFLVGLRTISPIVIGTTRIPTGKFIILNAVAALVWGQLFTALGYLFGHGIQQTLGHLPLHRHLLIAVGAAAVVAGAALAFRKIKLSARHS from the coding sequence GTGTCTATCGAACTGCTGATCGAGCACTACGGCCTGTTGGCGATATTTCTGGGCGCAGCCTTCGAAGGCGAAACAGCTGCCTTCCTCGGCGGCGTGATTTCTCACCGCGGGCTGCTGACCTATTGGTCGGCGTCGCTCGCGGCAACGGCGGGCTCCTTCGCCGGTGATCAGTTCTGGTTCTTCGCCGGCCGTTATGCGGCGCGATGGGGGCTGGTCCGGCGGCTGATGGAAACACCGGCGCTGGCGCGCGTAACCCGGCTTCTGGAAAGATATCCGACCGGCTTCATCCTTGCGTTTCGTTTTCTTGTGGGGTTGCGGACGATCAGCCCGATCGTCATCGGGACGACGCGAATACCGACCGGCAAATTCATCATCCTGAATGCCGTGGCCGCGCTGGTGTGGGGGCAGCTTTTCACGGCGCTCGGTTATCTCTTCGGGCACGGCATCCAACAGACATTGGGCCACCTTCCCCTTCATCGTCATCTGCTGATCGCAGTCGGAGCCGCGGCTGTCGTTGCAGGCGCGGCTCTTGCCTTTCGGAAGATAAAACTGAGTGCCAGGCACTCATAG
- a CDS encoding LysR family transcriptional regulator, whose translation MNNPPQFTWDDLQFFLAVARTGQLSTAARQLRSSHATVSRRIDRLEFTLKVKLFERNPRGYVLTAMGTRFVETAERMEQETERLRADLADGSMAQRGLVRLSAPEGFANFFFATVLPQFAAQHPHLSLELVTIQQIMSLSRKEADLSVVLDEPKGGAYFAEKLTDYHLQVYGSRDYLAKAASITCREDLLGHPFVSYIEEMIFAPGLDYLGDVHPRIKPQFQSSSIFAQLTATRNGLGLCILPYFFASRYPELVRVLPEEIDLKRHYWITCHRDLKQAPRVRAVIDFLREAVRGEDARFVPPYVTAAGPARRTRADV comes from the coding sequence ATGAACAATCCACCGCAGTTTACTTGGGACGATCTGCAGTTTTTTCTAGCCGTCGCCCGCACCGGACAGCTGTCGACGGCGGCCCGTCAGCTGCGTTCCAGCCACGCCACCGTCTCACGCCGCATCGACCGGCTGGAGTTCACCCTCAAGGTCAAGCTGTTCGAGCGCAATCCGCGCGGCTACGTGCTGACTGCCATGGGCACGCGCTTCGTCGAGACGGCCGAAAGGATGGAGCAGGAGACCGAGCGGCTGCGCGCCGACCTCGCCGACGGCTCGATGGCGCAGCGCGGCCTTGTGCGGCTGAGCGCGCCGGAGGGTTTTGCCAATTTCTTCTTCGCAACCGTGCTGCCGCAGTTTGCCGCCCAGCATCCGCATCTCTCGCTGGAATTGGTGACGATCCAGCAGATCATGTCGCTGTCGCGCAAGGAGGCCGATCTTTCCGTCGTGCTCGACGAGCCGAAGGGCGGGGCTTATTTCGCCGAGAAGCTGACGGACTACCACCTGCAGGTCTACGGCTCGCGCGACTATCTGGCGAAAGCCGCGTCGATCACCTGTCGCGAAGACCTGCTCGGCCATCCCTTCGTCAGCTATATCGAGGAGATGATTTTCGCGCCGGGCCTGGATTATCTCGGCGATGTGCATCCGCGCATCAAGCCGCAGTTCCAGAGCTCCAGCATCTTCGCGCAGCTCACTGCCACCAGAAACGGCCTCGGCCTCTGCATCCTGCCCTATTTCTTCGCCAGCCGTTATCCCGAACTCGTGCGCGTGCTGCCCGAAGAGATCGACCTCAAGCGCCATTACTGGATCACCTGCCATCGCGACCTGAAACAGGCGCCGCGCGTGCGCGCCGTCATCGATTTCCTGCGCGAGGCGGTGCGCGGCGAAGATGCGCGCTTCGTGCCGCCCTATGTCACGGCCGCCGGCCCTGCGCGCAGGACAAGAGCGGACGTTTAA
- a CDS encoding DUF4126 family protein — protein sequence MFLLLALLIGVIAGLRAMTAPAAVAWGAALGWFDVSQTPLAFMGYQWTPWIFTLLAVVELITDQLPSTPSRKVPVQFGARIVTGALAGATIGAASSLLFGGLIAGVIGAVIGTYGGAAIRSRLAASFGKDLPAALIEDAVAVIGAVLIVGAVA from the coding sequence ATGTTTCTGCTTCTTGCATTGCTGATTGGTGTCATTGCCGGGCTTCGCGCCATGACGGCGCCCGCCGCCGTCGCCTGGGGCGCAGCACTTGGATGGTTCGATGTCTCGCAGACGCCGCTTGCCTTCATGGGTTACCAATGGACGCCGTGGATCTTCACGCTTCTCGCCGTCGTCGAACTGATCACCGATCAGCTGCCATCGACGCCGTCGCGTAAGGTGCCGGTGCAATTCGGCGCCCGCATTGTCACGGGCGCGCTGGCCGGCGCCACGATCGGTGCCGCCAGCAGCCTGCTTTTCGGCGGGCTGATCGCCGGCGTGATCGGCGCCGTCATCGGCACATATGGTGGCGCCGCCATCCGCAGCAGGCTTGCCGCCTCCTTCGGCAAGGATCTGCCGGCCGCTCTCATCGAGGATGCCGTCGCCGTCATCGGCGCGGTGCTGATCGTGGGGGCCGTCGCATGA
- a CDS encoding FAD-containing oxidoreductase: MKSFDAIVIGAGQAGPFLAARMVEKGMKVALIERKFLGGTCVNAGCMPTKTLVASARAAHVARNGAAYGVNIPGEIAIDMKVVRARAATVTMNARNGLIGWFAGMDGMTVIYGHARFEDPKTVSVNGETLTAPRIFLNVGARPVIPDLPGINDIDYLTSTSIIHLDMLPRHLAVIGGSYIGLEFAQMYRRFGAEVSVIEHGPKLASREDEDISDAIADVLRSEGIDIHTGVSDIAFAKSSDGITVATDSARIDASHVLIATGRKPNTDDLGLDAAGVITDGRGFITVDDRLATNVDGIWALGDCNGHGAFTHTSYNDFEIAAANLLDGDDRKVSSRIPAYALYIDPPLGRVGMTEKQARASGRRIMISTRPMSRVGRANERGETKGFMKVIADAETKKILGAAILGIEGDEVIHGIIDAMNAGTTYPALQWSVPIHPTVSELIPTLLGDLKPV, encoded by the coding sequence ATGAAAAGCTTCGACGCCATCGTTATCGGCGCCGGTCAGGCCGGCCCCTTTCTTGCCGCCAGGATGGTCGAAAAGGGCATGAAGGTGGCGCTGATCGAACGCAAGTTCCTCGGCGGCACCTGCGTCAATGCCGGCTGCATGCCGACGAAGACACTGGTCGCCAGCGCCCGCGCCGCTCATGTCGCAAGAAACGGCGCTGCTTACGGCGTCAATATCCCTGGCGAGATCGCCATCGACATGAAGGTGGTCAGGGCGCGCGCCGCAACCGTGACCATGAACGCCCGCAACGGCCTGATCGGCTGGTTCGCCGGCATGGACGGCATGACCGTGATCTACGGCCATGCCCGTTTCGAGGACCCAAAGACCGTCAGCGTCAACGGCGAGACGCTGACTGCGCCGCGCATCTTCCTCAATGTCGGAGCGCGGCCGGTCATCCCCGACCTGCCTGGGATCAACGATATCGATTACCTCACCAGCACCTCGATCATCCATCTCGACATGCTGCCACGGCATCTGGCCGTGATCGGCGGCAGTTATATCGGGCTGGAATTCGCACAGATGTATCGCCGCTTCGGCGCCGAAGTCAGCGTCATCGAGCACGGCCCGAAGCTCGCGTCGCGCGAGGACGAGGATATATCCGACGCGATCGCCGATGTCCTGCGCTCGGAGGGCATCGACATTCATACCGGCGTCAGCGACATCGCCTTTGCCAAGAGCAGCGACGGAATAACGGTCGCCACCGATTCAGCGAGGATCGATGCGAGCCATGTGCTGATTGCCACCGGCCGCAAGCCGAACACCGACGATCTCGGCCTCGATGCCGCCGGCGTCATCACCGACGGACGCGGCTTCATTACCGTCGACGACAGGCTTGCCACCAATGTCGACGGCATCTGGGCGCTTGGCGATTGCAACGGCCACGGCGCCTTCACCCACACCTCGTACAATGATTTCGAGATCGCCGCCGCCAATCTGCTGGACGGCGACGATCGCAAGGTGTCGAGCCGTATCCCGGCCTATGCGCTCTATATCGACCCGCCGCTTGGCCGTGTCGGCATGACGGAGAAGCAGGCGCGCGCCTCGGGACGAAGAATCATGATCTCGACCCGGCCGATGAGCCGCGTCGGCCGCGCCAACGAGCGCGGCGAGACCAAGGGCTTCATGAAGGTGATCGCCGACGCCGAGACCAAAAAAATCCTCGGTGCGGCGATCCTCGGCATCGAGGGCGACGAGGTGATCCACGGCATCATAGACGCGATGAATGCAGGAACAACCTATCCCGCCTTGCAATGGTCGGTGCCGATCCATCCGACGGTGTCGGAGCTGATCCCGACGCTGCTTGGGGATTTGAAGCCGGTTTAG
- a CDS encoding cupin domain-containing protein yields the protein MSSSDLFVSAEGAEWVNPEPGVVRRIMTYLPEMMLVEVAFESGAVGAAHSHPHIQASYVAEGSFEVTIDGRTEVLKQGGSFIVPPNLVHGVKALEKGRLIDAFTPHRAEFLK from the coding sequence ATGTCGTCAAGCGATCTGTTCGTATCGGCCGAAGGCGCCGAATGGGTCAATCCCGAGCCCGGCGTCGTCAGGCGCATCATGACATATCTGCCCGAGATGATGCTGGTGGAAGTGGCCTTCGAAAGCGGCGCCGTGGGCGCGGCCCATTCGCATCCGCACATCCAGGCAAGCTACGTCGCCGAAGGCAGTTTCGAAGTGACGATCGATGGCCGGACCGAGGTGCTCAAGCAGGGCGGCAGCTTCATTGTGCCCCCCAATCTGGTGCATGGCGTCAAGGCGCTGGAAAAGGGCCGGCTGATCGATGCATTCACCCCGCACCGGGCCGAATTCCTGAAGTAA
- a CDS encoding acyl-CoA dehydrogenase codes for MQHTREVFDWADPFRLVEQLTSEERMVQDTARAYAQEKLAPRVLDAFRNEKTDPEIFREMGELGLLGPTISPDYGGAGLGYVAYGLIAREVERVDSGYRSMMSVQSSLVMVPIETFGSEAQKLKYLPKLATGEWIGCFGLTEPDHGSDPGSMATRAKKVDGGYSLTGSKTWISNAPIADVFVVWAKTEDGLIRGFILEKGWKGLSAPAIHGKVGLRASITGEVVMDGVFVPEENLLPDVTGLKGPFTCLNSARFGIAWGALGAAEDCYARARQYTLERKQFGRPLAANQLIQKKLADMAAEISLGLQGCLRLGRMKEEGHPPVELTSILKRNSCGKALEIARAARDMLGGNGISDEFGIARHLVNLEVVNTYEGTHDIHALIIGRAITGIAAFAN; via the coding sequence ATGCAGCATACGCGCGAAGTTTTCGACTGGGCCGATCCGTTCCGCCTGGTGGAGCAGCTGACCAGTGAAGAGCGCATGGTGCAGGACACCGCCCGTGCCTATGCGCAGGAAAAGCTTGCTCCCCGTGTTCTCGACGCCTTCCGCAATGAAAAGACCGATCCCGAGATCTTCCGCGAAATGGGCGAACTCGGCCTGCTCGGCCCGACGATCTCGCCCGATTATGGCGGCGCCGGCCTCGGTTACGTCGCTTACGGCCTGATCGCCCGCGAGGTCGAGCGGGTCGACAGCGGTTACCGCTCGATGATGAGCGTGCAGTCCTCGCTCGTGATGGTGCCAATCGAAACCTTTGGCTCCGAGGCGCAGAAGCTGAAATACCTGCCGAAACTCGCCACCGGCGAATGGATCGGCTGCTTCGGCCTGACCGAACCCGATCACGGCTCCGACCCCGGCTCGATGGCAACACGTGCCAAAAAGGTGGACGGCGGCTACAGCCTGACCGGCTCGAAGACCTGGATCTCCAACGCGCCGATCGCCGATGTTTTCGTCGTCTGGGCAAAGACCGAGGACGGCCTCATCCGCGGCTTCATCCTCGAAAAGGGCTGGAAAGGACTTTCGGCGCCTGCGATCCACGGCAAGGTGGGCCTGCGCGCTTCGATCACCGGCGAGGTGGTGATGGACGGGGTGTTCGTGCCTGAGGAAAACCTTCTGCCTGATGTGACCGGCCTCAAGGGACCGTTCACCTGCCTCAACTCCGCCCGTTTCGGCATCGCCTGGGGCGCACTCGGTGCTGCCGAGGATTGTTATGCGAGAGCCCGGCAATACACGCTCGAGCGCAAGCAGTTCGGCCGGCCGCTCGCCGCCAACCAGCTGATCCAGAAGAAGCTCGCCGACATGGCGGCGGAAATCTCGCTCGGCCTTCAGGGCTGCCTGCGGCTTGGCCGCATGAAAGAGGAAGGCCATCCGCCGGTGGAACTGACCTCGATCCTCAAGCGCAACAGCTGCGGCAAGGCGCTGGAGATCGCGCGGGCGGCCCGAGACATGCTCGGCGGCAACGGCATCTCCGACGAATTCGGCATCGCCCGTCATCTCGTCAACCTCGAAGTGGTCAACACCTATGAGGGCACGCACGACATCCACGCGCTGATCATCGGCCGGGCGATCACCGGCATTGCCGCTTTTGCGAACTAG
- a CDS encoding NAD(P)-dependent alcohol dehydrogenase produces MTKVRALVLERQHELALRDIDLPLETGPGEVKIRIHTVGVCGSDVHYYTHGKIGPFVVNAPMVLGHEAAGTVIEVGAGVTHLKVGDRVCMEPGIPDPNSKASRLGMYNIDPAVTFWATPPIHGVLTSEVVHPANYTFKLPDNVSFAEGAMVEPFAVGMQAATKAKITPGDTAVVLGAGPIGTMVAIAALAGGCARAIVADLAQPKLDIAAQYQGVIPVNIREKNLAEEVARLTDGWGADVVFECSGSPKAWETIMALPRPGGVIVVVGLPVNPIGFDVSTASTKEIRIETVFRYAHQYDRSIALLGSGRVDLKPLISETFKFEDSIKAFDRAVEARPSDVKLQIVME; encoded by the coding sequence ATGACCAAAGTCCGTGCGCTTGTCCTCGAGCGCCAGCATGAGCTTGCGCTTCGCGATATCGATCTGCCGCTTGAAACCGGCCCTGGCGAGGTGAAGATCAGGATCCACACGGTTGGCGTGTGCGGTTCGGACGTGCATTATTACACCCACGGCAAGATCGGCCCCTTCGTCGTCAACGCGCCGATGGTGCTCGGCCATGAGGCGGCGGGCACGGTGATCGAGGTCGGGGCCGGCGTCACGCATCTCAAAGTCGGCGACCGCGTCTGCATGGAGCCCGGCATTCCCGACCCGAATTCCAAGGCAAGCCGGCTCGGCATGTACAATATCGACCCGGCAGTCACCTTCTGGGCGACCCCGCCGATCCACGGCGTGCTGACATCAGAGGTAGTGCATCCCGCCAACTACACCTTCAAGCTGCCCGACAATGTCAGCTTTGCCGAAGGCGCCATGGTCGAACCCTTCGCCGTCGGCATGCAGGCGGCCACCAAGGCGAAGATTACGCCGGGTGATACTGCCGTCGTCCTCGGCGCTGGGCCGATCGGCACTATGGTGGCGATCGCGGCGCTTGCCGGCGGCTGCGCCCGCGCGATCGTCGCCGATCTTGCCCAGCCGAAGCTCGATATCGCCGCACAGTACCAAGGCGTCATTCCGGTGAATATCCGCGAGAAGAACCTGGCCGAAGAGGTTGCCCGGCTGACCGACGGCTGGGGCGCCGATGTCGTCTTCGAATGCTCCGGCTCGCCGAAGGCCTGGGAGACCATCATGGCGCTGCCGCGCCCGGGCGGCGTCATCGTCGTCGTCGGCCTGCCGGTCAACCCGATCGGCTTCGACGTCTCGACGGCATCCACCAAGGAAATCCGCATCGAGACGGTGTTCCGCTACGCGCACCAGTATGATCGCTCCATCGCGCTGCTCGGCTCGGGAAGAGTGGATCTGAAGCCGCTGATTTCCGAGACCTTTAAGTTCGAAGATTCGATCAAGGCATTTGATCGCGCCGTTGAGGCGCGGCCGAGCGACGTGAAGCTGCAGATCGTGATGGAGTAG